Proteins from a single region of Nitratidesulfovibrio sp.:
- a CDS encoding heavy metal translocating P-type ATPase produces MDYRIAHELPGRLRLRCAPGSFSQDRAQDLVARIVAVDGVAEAHATATTGSVLVRYARPAARGEVLAVVDGFVAGGAARRTPGRKAEASEHPGGARASADRSPEKPGGKSDAKGGRGKGRAAGMSAGPSSGNVGPAAVAARKARGPMGAHLPPGAPGMAGLHGMALDGAALSAGAPGVAGLGGLNGLAMAGAAPGAGGLIRYLILRPFLPRIVRMVSAFFRALPFLLKGGRSLASGRLNVDVLDAAALGISLVRGDFRSVGLITALFAVGEFLEEWTRKKSRESLAESLAIDVDTVWVKRGEAEVQVPLSALADDDLVVVRAGSSIPVDGVVAEGEAMVNQTSMTGEPLAVARRAGASVYAGTVVEEGRLDIRPTGVGSATRINQIVGFIERSEALKANVQGKAERLADAIVPYSFLLAGGVWAVTRDVARAASVLLVDYSCAIRLATPLAILTGMREGARHGVLIKGGRFIEGLAGADTVVFDKTGTLTEARPRVAEVISLNGHGRDDVLRLAACLEEHFPHPVARAVVRKAEQEALDHQEEHAEVEYVVAHGIASRLRGKRVLVGSRHFVHEDEGVPLDEFLPVVNEWAAKGYSILHLAIGGKLAGILCIEDPLRTEAAEVVRGLREQGVKRIVMLTGDGPVTAAAVANAVGVDEWRAQVLPADKADIVRQLQAEGGKVVMVGDGINDSPALSAADVGVSLRDGADLAREVADVVLSGNDLAELLVARHLAKATLRRIHLNFGSIMGLNSAFMALGLVGRAQPGMLALLHNLTTVGVALNAMRPMLGNGAAEGRRGADRKPGVMALPVGMTGEAAADPVAAAVSPAARVAAGVAGAGAAVRAALKATAQGAAKAVGSMTRKARAAGETDIATQGKDPDKAPAKAPVKTGKPAKAGKQGKAAGAANAARAKAAGAADATATAVATAEVKTAPERSGKSGVKATKSAKPAKSAKTTTPRTTKPGTVKGGTKATGKAARKASGSGSA; encoded by the coding sequence ATGGACTATCGCATAGCACACGAACTGCCGGGGCGCCTGCGCCTGCGCTGCGCCCCCGGTTCGTTTTCCCAGGACCGGGCGCAGGACCTTGTGGCCCGCATCGTGGCCGTTGACGGCGTGGCAGAGGCGCACGCCACCGCCACCACCGGCAGCGTGCTGGTACGCTACGCCCGTCCCGCCGCGCGGGGCGAGGTGCTGGCCGTGGTGGACGGCTTTGTGGCCGGGGGCGCAGCGCGCCGTACGCCGGGCAGAAAGGCCGAGGCTTCCGAACACCCGGGCGGGGCGCGCGCGTCTGCGGACAGGTCACCGGAGAAGCCCGGCGGCAAGTCCGATGCCAAGGGTGGCCGGGGCAAGGGCAGGGCGGCAGGCATGTCTGCCGGTCCGTCATCGGGCAATGTCGGCCCTGCCGCCGTTGCTGCCCGCAAGGCGCGCGGCCCCATGGGGGCGCACCTGCCGCCGGGGGCTCCCGGCATGGCCGGTTTGCACGGCATGGCTCTGGACGGTGCAGCCCTGTCGGCTGGCGCGCCGGGCGTGGCCGGGTTGGGCGGACTGAACGGACTGGCCATGGCCGGTGCCGCGCCTGGCGCGGGCGGGTTGATCCGCTACCTGATCCTGCGCCCCTTCCTGCCGCGCATCGTGCGCATGGTTTCCGCCTTCTTCCGCGCGTTGCCCTTCCTGCTCAAGGGGGGGCGTTCGCTGGCATCGGGCCGTCTCAACGTGGACGTGCTGGACGCGGCGGCGCTGGGCATCTCGCTGGTGCGGGGCGATTTCCGCTCCGTGGGGCTGATCACCGCGCTGTTCGCCGTGGGCGAATTCCTGGAGGAATGGACCCGCAAGAAGTCGCGCGAAAGCCTGGCCGAAAGCCTGGCCATTGACGTGGACACCGTGTGGGTGAAGCGTGGCGAGGCAGAGGTGCAGGTGCCCCTTTCCGCCCTGGCCGACGACGACCTGGTGGTCGTGCGGGCCGGGTCGTCCATTCCCGTGGACGGCGTGGTGGCCGAGGGCGAGGCCATGGTCAACCAGACCTCCATGACCGGCGAGCCGCTGGCCGTGGCCCGGCGCGCCGGGGCATCGGTCTACGCGGGCACGGTGGTGGAGGAAGGGCGGCTGGACATTCGGCCCACCGGCGTGGGGTCTGCAACGCGCATCAACCAGATCGTGGGCTTCATTGAGCGATCCGAGGCCCTGAAGGCAAACGTGCAGGGCAAGGCGGAACGCCTGGCCGACGCCATCGTGCCGTACAGTTTCCTGTTAGCGGGCGGGGTGTGGGCAGTCACCCGCGACGTGGCCCGCGCCGCGTCGGTGCTGTTGGTGGACTATTCGTGCGCCATCCGCCTGGCCACGCCCCTGGCCATCCTGACCGGCATGCGCGAAGGTGCCCGCCACGGCGTGCTCATCAAGGGTGGCCGGTTCATCGAGGGGCTGGCGGGCGCGGATACCGTGGTCTTCGACAAGACGGGCACCCTCACCGAGGCGCGTCCCCGCGTGGCCGAGGTCATCTCGCTGAACGGGCATGGCCGCGACGACGTGCTGCGCCTGGCCGCCTGCCTTGAAGAGCATTTTCCCCATCCCGTGGCCCGCGCCGTGGTGCGCAAGGCCGAACAGGAAGCGTTGGACCACCAGGAAGAACACGCCGAGGTCGAATACGTGGTGGCCCACGGCATCGCCTCGCGCCTGCGCGGCAAGCGCGTGCTGGTGGGCAGCCGCCACTTCGTCCACGAGGACGAAGGCGTGCCCCTGGACGAATTCCTGCCGGTGGTCAACGAATGGGCCGCCAAGGGCTATTCCATCCTGCACCTGGCCATCGGCGGCAAACTGGCGGGCATCTTGTGCATTGAAGACCCGTTGCGGACAGAGGCCGCCGAGGTGGTGCGCGGCCTGCGCGAACAGGGTGTGAAACGCATCGTCATGCTGACCGGCGACGGGCCGGTGACGGCGGCTGCGGTGGCCAACGCCGTGGGCGTGGACGAATGGCGCGCCCAGGTGCTGCCCGCCGACAAGGCCGACATCGTGCGGCAGTTGCAGGCCGAGGGCGGCAAGGTGGTCATGGTGGGCGACGGCATCAACGATTCGCCTGCCCTGTCCGCCGCCGACGTGGGCGTGTCCCTGCGCGACGGGGCCGACCTTGCCCGCGAGGTGGCCGACGTGGTGCTTTCCGGCAACGACCTTGCGGAACTGCTGGTGGCGCGCCACCTGGCAAAGGCAACCCTGCGGCGCATCCACCTGAACTTCGGGTCCATCATGGGGCTGAATTCGGCCTTCATGGCCCTTGGCCTGGTGGGCCGGGCGCAACCCGGCATGCTGGCCCTGCTGCACAACCTGACCACCGTGGGCGTGGCCCTGAACGCCATGCGGCCCATGCTGGGCAATGGCGCGGCGGAAGGGCGGCGCGGCGCGGATCGCAAGCCGGGCGTGATGGCATTGCCCGTTGGCATGACCGGCGAGGCAGCTGCCGATCCGGTTGCCGCAGCGGTTTCGCCCGCCGCACGGGTTGCGGCGGGGGTGGCCGGTGCTGGTGCCGCCGTCAGGGCCGCGCTGAAGGCCACCGCGCAGGGCGCTGCCAAGGCGGTGGGTTCCATGACGCGCAAGGCCCGGGCGGCTGGTGAGACGGACATCGCCACGCAGGGCAAGGATCCCGACAAGGCCCCGGCCAAGGCTCCGGTCAAGACTGGAAAACCGGCGAAGGCTGGCAAGCAGGGCAAGGCCGCCGGAGCGGCGAACGCCGCGCGGGCCAAGGCTGCGGGGGCCGCAGACGCCACTGCCACCGCCGTGGCAACGGCAGAGGTGAAGACCGCGCCGGAACGCTCCGGCAAGTCCGGCGTCAAGGCCACGAAATCCGCCAAGCCCGCCAAGTCGGCCAAGACCACAACGCCCAGGACCACAAAGCCCGGGACCGTCAAGGGCGGAACCAAGGCCACCGGCAAGGCTGCCCGCAAGGCCAGCGGTTCCGGCTCGGCATAA
- a CDS encoding HMA2 domain-containing protein — translation MISSFIDGRVRIRCDALRNPEAAAAIEGTLRETPGVLSATANPRTGGLLVEYDPDAVTQEQLLEAAKMLEAFAAQEPAAPKKSCCCRRLTKAEAMRISKRGMAGSLAALVLFGLAGRERAHIVAGGLFLAFNAYHLYAYRKRVMA, via the coding sequence ATGATCAGCAGCTTCATCGACGGCAGGGTGCGCATCCGGTGCGATGCGCTGCGCAATCCGGAGGCGGCCGCCGCCATCGAAGGCACCCTGCGCGAAACGCCGGGCGTGCTTTCCGCCACGGCCAACCCGCGCACCGGCGGCCTGCTGGTGGAGTACGACCCGGACGCCGTGACCCAGGAACAGTTGCTGGAAGCGGCCAAGATGCTGGAAGCCTTTGCGGCGCAGGAACCGGCGGCCCCGAAGAAATCGTGTTGCTGCCGCCGCCTGACCAAGGCCGAGGCCATGCGCATCTCCAAGCGGGGCATGGCCGGATCACTGGCGGCGCTGGTGCTGTTCGGGCTGGCCGGGCGCGAGCGGGCGCATATCGTGGCGGGCGGGCTGTTCCTGGCCTTCAACGCTTACCATCTGTACGCATATCGCAAGCGCGTGATGGCCTGA